In Vigna angularis cultivar LongXiaoDou No.4 chromosome 8, ASM1680809v1, whole genome shotgun sequence, one DNA window encodes the following:
- the LOC108345677 gene encoding sulfite oxidase: MPGLTAPSDYSQEPPRHPSLLINAKTPFNAEPPRSALGASYVTPCDFFYKRNHGPIPIVEDINRYSVFVSGLLERPKQLTMKDIWMLPKYNVTATLQCAGNRRTAMSKTKTVRGVGWNVSAIGNAIWGGAKLSDVLELVGIPKLTSVTQFGGRHVEFVSVDKCKEENGGPYKASIPLSQATNPEADVLLAYEMNGEPLNRDHGYPLRVVVPGVIGARSVKWLEEINIIAEECQGFFMQKDYKMFPPSVNWDNIDWSTRRPQMDFPVQCVICSLEDVSTMKPGKVKISGYAAAGGGRGIERVDVSIDGGKTWMEASRFQKSGVPYISEHASSDKWAWVFFEVTVDICHSTEIIAKAVDSSANVQPEKVEDIWNLRGILNTSWHRVKVQASLSNL; this comes from the exons ATGCCAGGTCTCACAGCACCATCTGATTACTCCCAGGAGCCTCCACGTCACCCTTCTCTTCTTATCAACGCCAAG ACGCCATTCAATGCGGAGCCACCGCGTTCTGCCTTGGGTGCCTCCTATGTCACCCCTTGCGATTTCTTTTACAAGAGGAATCACGGTCCGATACCCATCGTCGAGGACATAAACAG ATACTCCGTGTTCGTGTCCGGTTTGCTGGAGCGTCCCAAACAGCTCACGATGAAAGATATCTG GATGCTCCCAAAGTATAATGTCACTGCTACATTACAG TGTGCAGGTAATAGAAGGACTGCTATGAGCAAGACCAAAACAGTGAGGGGAGTTGGCTGGAATGTTTCTGCTATTGGAAATG CTATATGGGGTGGTGCCAAATTGTCTGATGTTCTAGAACTCGTTGGAATTCCAAAGTTAACTAGTGTAACTCAATTTGGTGGAAGACATGTCGAGTTTGTAAGCGTTGATAAGTGCAAG GAGGAAAATGGAGGCCCATACAAGGCTTCAATACCACTTAGTCAGGCCACAAATCCCGAAGCCGATGTTCTGCTAGCTTATGAAATGAATGGTGAA CCTCTTAATAGGGATCATGGGTATCCATTACGTGTGGTTGTTCCTGGTGTCATTGGAGCCCGGTCTGTTAAATGGCTGGAAGAGATCAATATCATCGCAGAAGAATGCCAG GGTTTTTTCATGCAAAAGGACTACAAAATGTTTCCACCATCAGTTAATTGGGATAATATTGATTGGTCCACCCGCAGACCCCAAATGGATTTCCCAGTTCAg TGTGTTATATGTTCTCTAGAAGATGTGAGCACAATGAAGCCTGGGAAG GTAAAAATTAGTGGATATGCGGCCGCAGGAGGTGGCAGAGGCATTGAGAGAGTAGATGTGTCTATTGATGGAGGCAAAACATGGATGGAAGCTTCAAGATTTCAGAAAAGTGGTGTTCCCTATATATCAGAGCATGCCAGCAGTGACAAATGGGCATGGGTATTCTTTGAAGTCACAGTTGATATTTGTCATAGCACTGAGATTATTGCAAAAGCG